One Neodiprion pinetum isolate iyNeoPine1 chromosome 1, iyNeoPine1.2, whole genome shotgun sequence genomic window carries:
- the LOC124210745 gene encoding solute carrier family 52, riboflavin transporter, member 3-A-like: MPRLARCSGNRGMTRRRFLIDVLIVMFGISAWVGVNGIYVQLPLLVLTAPEGWSLPAYIVVIVQAANIGPVLYALSRKFFPNLCKESAWISSLLILGSVAMGTLAFVYETKTSINGTEHSVALLALIFFTALVGCSSSVLFVPYLRNFHEVHLVSFFVGEGLSGLLPSAVALVQGVGGNEECKSPESNSTNDTASSNHEVPHFSPKIYFLFLFSLLVASTCAFWILECSLVSQDKSDPKLSTVFRTPLPHCNQCPSHENLSSGIPKFETRIAEEVTEATSLQSDTTIAYNGVVRSYLYVLIGLICFAGNGFLPGIQSYSCLPYGNVAYHLTVTLAHLSNPIACVLALWMPPPGPRGITKVSTLAVIASTYVTWLAFSSPTPPWRGTTLGTILVVLAWIALTGLVTYAKLSITAIFRRESGATSLFYVGVVTQAGSVAGAIFSFVLTNYSTLLTPYKSCIPSS; the protein is encoded by the coding sequence ATGCCACGTCTAGCAAGGTGCAGCGGAAATCGGGGAATGACTCGACGTCGATTCCTAATCGACGTCCTGATAGTAATGTTTGGGATCTCAGCGTGGGTTGGCGTCAACGGAATCTACGTCCAGCTGCCTTTGCTGGTGTTGACGGCTCCCGAGGGCTGGTCATTGCCAGCTTACATCGTCGTAATCGTACAAGCCGCTAACATTGGTCCCGTGCTCTACGCCTTATCCCGGAAATTCTTCCCCAACCTCTGCAAAGAGTCAGCCTGGATATCAAGCCTTCTCATTCTTGGAAGCGTAGCCATGGGCACCCTGGCCTTTGTCTACGAAACAAAGACCAGCATCAACGGGACCGAACACAGCGTAGCTCTTCTCGCTCTCATATTTTTTACCGCCTTGGTGGGCTGCTCAAGCTCCGTCCTCTTCGTTCCCTACCTCAGGAACTTCCACGAGGTTCACCTTGTCTCGTTTTTCGTCGGCGAGGGGCTCAGCGGGCTGCTTCCTAGTGCGGTAGCCCTCGTTCAGGGCGTTGGCGGCAACGAAGAGTGTAAATCACCCGAGTCGAATTCAACCAACGACACCGCATCGTCCAATCACGAAGTTCCCCACTTCTCACCCAAAatttatttcctcttcctgTTCAGTTTGCTTGTTGCTTCCACCTGTGCCTTCTGGATACTCGAGTGCTCCTTGGTCTCTCAAGACAAGAGTGACCCGAAGTTATCGACGGTGTTCCGCACCCCGTTACCCCATTGCAATCAGTGTCCATCTCACGAAAATCTCTCCTCCGGAATTCCGAAGTTCGAGACCCGTATAGCCGAAGAAGTCACCGAAGCGACCAGCCTGCAATCAGACACGACAATTGCATACAACGGTGTCGTCAGAAGTTACCTCTACGTCTTGATCGGTTTAATCTGCTTCGCGGGAAATGGATTCCTACCAGGGATACAGTCGTATTCGTGCCTCCCTTACGGCAATGTCGCTTACCACTTGACGGTCACCCTGGCCCATCTATCGAATCCCATTGCGTGCGTTCTCGCTCTGTGGATGCCTCCGCCGGGTCCACGCGGCATCACAAAAGTATCGACCTTGGCAGTTATCGCCAGCACATATGTCACTTGGCTGGCATTCTCGTCACCGACGCCACCCTGGCGCGGCACCACCCTCGGCACAATCCTCGTCGTGCTTGCCTGGATCGCCCTGACAGGCCTCGTGACCTACGCGAAACTCTCCATCACCGCGATATTCAGACGAGAATCAGGGGCCACCTCGTTGTTTTACGTCGGCGTCGTCACTCAGGCGGGATCCGTTGCTGGTGCCATATTCTCTTTCGTTCTTACCAACTATTCTACCCTTCTTACTCCATACAAGTCTTGTATTCCTTCCTCGTGA
- the LOC124210747 gene encoding F-box/WD repeat-containing protein 9 isoform X2, giving the protein MLAPCTANGYYDDNGLFWKLSCSAIERQNLLWGKEQGETMEKLSLHNIHYSTIDSIILLNKGNVCVSGARDRSLVYSVLPNKGCENPVSKTTNNAHDGWIWDLTALDDNIYSCSWDRTIKSWKLSDTGLIPLNIYEMKVTAPLLCVTSSLHLGLFACGSYCKTVLVYDPRSRSQVATYQPHQRAIVRLAMNSNYILTASEDKTLSIWDHRSRKTVKTIKISNENFPMSISMQKSTVYAGDNGGKLHVLDSSKDLELVKSYETGHTKAITGVYQTPGCLITTSLDKSVRISSPTNPPKLLTSLNSTYGEIASMDYLNEVLAISGTDGIQIWRPKSRV; this is encoded by the exons ATGCTAGCGCCTTGCACGGCCAATGGTTact ATGATGACAATGGACTGTTTTGGAAGCTTTCCTGCAGTGCGATTGAGCGACAAAATTTGCTGTGGGGTAAAGAGCAGGGAGAAACAATGGAGAAATTATCACTGcataatattcattattcaacCATAGATAGTATCATACTCTTAAAT aaAGGAAATGTCTGTGTCTCTGGAGCAAGAGACCGGTCCCTCGTGTATTCAGTCTTGCCAAACAAAGGATGTGAGAATCCCGTATCAAAGACCACGAACAATGCCCACGATGGATGGATTTGGGATTTGACTGCCCTAGACGATAACATCTATAGCTGTAGCTGGGATCGAACCATCAAATCTTGGAAACTCTCGGATACTGGGCTTATTCCGCTGAACATTTATGAGAT GAAGGTTACTGCACCCCTGTTGTGTGTGACGTCATCCCTACATTTGGGTTTGTTCGCATGTGGATCATACTGTAAAACAGTTTTGGTATACGATCCACGATCCCGGTCACAAGTAGCCACATACCAACCGCATCAGCGAGCCATTGTCAGACTAGCCATGAATTCTAATTATATTCTCACCGCTAGCGAGGACAAAACACTATCTATTTGGGATCATAGGAGCAGAAAAACAGTGAAAACTATCAAA ATATCCAACGAGAATTTTCCCATGAGTATTTCAATGCAGAAGAGTACTGTTTATGCAGGAGATAATGGAGGGAAATTGCACGTTCTTGATTCGAGCAAAGATTTAGAACTGGTAAAAAGCTACGAGACTGGACACACAAAGGCCATTACTGGAGTGTATCAGACTCCAGGTTGCCTGATCACAACTTCTTTGGATAAAAGTGTACGGATATCAAGTCCTACAAACCCTCCAAAGCTCCTTACTTCTCTAAATTCCACATACGGTGAAATAGCCAGT ATGGATTACTTGAACGAGGTACTAGCTATATCAGGTACGGACGGGATACAAATCTGGAGACCTAAAAGCAGAGTATAG
- the LOC124210747 gene encoding F-box/WD repeat-containing protein 9 isoform X3, with translation MLAPCTANDDDNGLFWKLSCSAIERQNLLWGKEQGETMEKLSLHNIHYSTIDSIILLNKGNVCVSGARDRSLVYSVLPNKGCENPVSKTTNNAHDGWIWDLTALDDNIYSCSWDRTIKSWKLSDTGLIPLNIYEMKVTAPLLCVTSSLHLGLFACGSYCKTVLVYDPRSRSQVATYQPHQRAIVRLAMNSNYILTASEDKTLSIWDHRSRKTVKTIKISNENFPMSISMQKSTVYAGDNGGKLHVLDSSKDLELVKSYETGHTKAITGVYQTPGCLITTSLDKSVRISSPTNPPKLLTSLNSTYGEIASMDYLNEVLAISGTDGIQIWRPKSRV, from the exons ATGCTAGCGCCTTGCACGGCCAATG ATGATGACAATGGACTGTTTTGGAAGCTTTCCTGCAGTGCGATTGAGCGACAAAATTTGCTGTGGGGTAAAGAGCAGGGAGAAACAATGGAGAAATTATCACTGcataatattcattattcaacCATAGATAGTATCATACTCTTAAAT aaAGGAAATGTCTGTGTCTCTGGAGCAAGAGACCGGTCCCTCGTGTATTCAGTCTTGCCAAACAAAGGATGTGAGAATCCCGTATCAAAGACCACGAACAATGCCCACGATGGATGGATTTGGGATTTGACTGCCCTAGACGATAACATCTATAGCTGTAGCTGGGATCGAACCATCAAATCTTGGAAACTCTCGGATACTGGGCTTATTCCGCTGAACATTTATGAGAT GAAGGTTACTGCACCCCTGTTGTGTGTGACGTCATCCCTACATTTGGGTTTGTTCGCATGTGGATCATACTGTAAAACAGTTTTGGTATACGATCCACGATCCCGGTCACAAGTAGCCACATACCAACCGCATCAGCGAGCCATTGTCAGACTAGCCATGAATTCTAATTATATTCTCACCGCTAGCGAGGACAAAACACTATCTATTTGGGATCATAGGAGCAGAAAAACAGTGAAAACTATCAAA ATATCCAACGAGAATTTTCCCATGAGTATTTCAATGCAGAAGAGTACTGTTTATGCAGGAGATAATGGAGGGAAATTGCACGTTCTTGATTCGAGCAAAGATTTAGAACTGGTAAAAAGCTACGAGACTGGACACACAAAGGCCATTACTGGAGTGTATCAGACTCCAGGTTGCCTGATCACAACTTCTTTGGATAAAAGTGTACGGATATCAAGTCCTACAAACCCTCCAAAGCTCCTTACTTCTCTAAATTCCACATACGGTGAAATAGCCAGT ATGGATTACTTGAACGAGGTACTAGCTATATCAGGTACGGACGGGATACAAATCTGGAGACCTAAAAGCAGAGTATAG
- the LOC124210747 gene encoding F-box/WD repeat-containing protein 9 isoform X1 produces MCDTEVSPQNTTSSLSLLDLPVEILLHICSFLDAATLVHSLSLVCKEFNLILNDDSMWKARINQIWPHCGYPILPSDDDNGLFWKLSCSAIERQNLLWGKEQGETMEKLSLHNIHYSTIDSIILLNKGNVCVSGARDRSLVYSVLPNKGCENPVSKTTNNAHDGWIWDLTALDDNIYSCSWDRTIKSWKLSDTGLIPLNIYEMKVTAPLLCVTSSLHLGLFACGSYCKTVLVYDPRSRSQVATYQPHQRAIVRLAMNSNYILTASEDKTLSIWDHRSRKTVKTIKISNENFPMSISMQKSTVYAGDNGGKLHVLDSSKDLELVKSYETGHTKAITGVYQTPGCLITTSLDKSVRISSPTNPPKLLTSLNSTYGEIASMDYLNEVLAISGTDGIQIWRPKSRV; encoded by the exons ATGTGTGATACCGAAGTCTCTCCCCAAAACACAACATCGTCTTTGTCATTGCTTGACTTACCAGTCGAG ATACTGCTCCACATTTGCTCTTTTTTGGATGCGGCGACATTGGTTCACAGCCTCAGTCTAGTTTGCAAAGAATTCAACCTGATTCTGAACGATGATTCCATGTGGAAAGCACGAATCAATCAGATTTGGCCACACTGTGGTTATCCTATCCTGCCTTCCG ATGATGACAATGGACTGTTTTGGAAGCTTTCCTGCAGTGCGATTGAGCGACAAAATTTGCTGTGGGGTAAAGAGCAGGGAGAAACAATGGAGAAATTATCACTGcataatattcattattcaacCATAGATAGTATCATACTCTTAAAT aaAGGAAATGTCTGTGTCTCTGGAGCAAGAGACCGGTCCCTCGTGTATTCAGTCTTGCCAAACAAAGGATGTGAGAATCCCGTATCAAAGACCACGAACAATGCCCACGATGGATGGATTTGGGATTTGACTGCCCTAGACGATAACATCTATAGCTGTAGCTGGGATCGAACCATCAAATCTTGGAAACTCTCGGATACTGGGCTTATTCCGCTGAACATTTATGAGAT GAAGGTTACTGCACCCCTGTTGTGTGTGACGTCATCCCTACATTTGGGTTTGTTCGCATGTGGATCATACTGTAAAACAGTTTTGGTATACGATCCACGATCCCGGTCACAAGTAGCCACATACCAACCGCATCAGCGAGCCATTGTCAGACTAGCCATGAATTCTAATTATATTCTCACCGCTAGCGAGGACAAAACACTATCTATTTGGGATCATAGGAGCAGAAAAACAGTGAAAACTATCAAA ATATCCAACGAGAATTTTCCCATGAGTATTTCAATGCAGAAGAGTACTGTTTATGCAGGAGATAATGGAGGGAAATTGCACGTTCTTGATTCGAGCAAAGATTTAGAACTGGTAAAAAGCTACGAGACTGGACACACAAAGGCCATTACTGGAGTGTATCAGACTCCAGGTTGCCTGATCACAACTTCTTTGGATAAAAGTGTACGGATATCAAGTCCTACAAACCCTCCAAAGCTCCTTACTTCTCTAAATTCCACATACGGTGAAATAGCCAGT ATGGATTACTTGAACGAGGTACTAGCTATATCAGGTACGGACGGGATACAAATCTGGAGACCTAAAAGCAGAGTATAG